GCAAGCCGCTGCGCAACTGAGCGGTCGCAGCGTCCAAGTCCTGTTCTCCGGCAAATGCCCGGGTCCCTGGCGGGATGGTACGGCTAGCTTGCCGTAGCCATCCCGCCACCGATCAGGCATGCGCCGGTAACGGGGTTTGGACGGGCGATACGCCAGCAGATGCGCAGACATCGCGGAAATCGCATAGGGATGGCACTCGACCGCATGCCCGAACGTTGCGCGTGTATATCCCTATCCGCAAGCTTCCGCTTGACACATGCCCCAAGAAGCCTAGGCGGGCCGCCAACTGCCGTATACGGCAGTGGACTCGCCATTAGGTTACCGTTCATCTTGGCACGGTAATGTGAGGCGAAATCCAGTGCGACCGTACAGATACGGCGTGAAGCTCACACGGCTTGATCGGTCCCCGCGGCTGTTAGCGGGCGCCATGGAGAGGAGATTACCGCAATGTCCCTGCTGTTGCTCGGCGCCCTGCTTGCCGCCGCCCCGGCCCCTGCTGCCGACATCGCCGTCGGTCGCTGGAAGACCGAGACCAAGAACGGCATCGTCGAAATCCAGCGCTGTGGGCCGTCGATCTGCGGTCGCCTCGTCTCCTCCGACCTCCTGCGCCAGCGTCCCGACCTGAAGGACGCCAACAACCAGAACGCCGCACAGCGCGGTCGGCCGTTGAAGGGCCTCATGCTCATCAGCGGTTTCACCGTCGATGGCGACGCCTGGGCCGGTGGCCAGATCTACAACCCCGACGACGGCAAGACCTACAAGGCGAAGGTGACGCCGGTCGACGCCAACACCCTGAAGGTGCGCGGCTGCGTCTTCGTTCCGCTCTGCAAGACGCAGACCTGGACGCGCGTTCGCTAATCCTCGTCAGACCCTCTACCAGTAAGCTTTAGGAAGACCCTCTATGTCCCTGCGTTTCAAGGCTCCCCTGCTCGCGTCGGCGATCATCGGCTCGTTCGGTTTCGCCACGGTCGCCCACGCCCAGGCATTCTACCTTCAGGAACAGTCGGCGCGTGGCGCCGGCCGCGCCTTTTCAGGTGAGGTCGCCGATACCGGCCCGCAGTCGCTGTGGTGGAATCCCGCCGCGATCGCAGGCATGGAGCGTGGCGAGGCCGCGATCAACGCGTCTGCGATCCTGCCGAAGGGCAAGGTCGTCAACAATGGCACGGTGATCCGTCGTCCGGGCGGCCAGTTCGCGCCGGTGGGTGGCGACCAGCTCGCCAAGAATCCGATCGACAACGGCATCCTGCCCTCGGGCGCGATCGCGATGCCGTTCGGCCCGGTCGCGATCGGCCTCGCCGTGACGTCGCCCTACAGCTTCACCACCGATTACGACACGACCAGCTGGACCCGCTACAGCGCGACCCGCACCAAGTTGCAGACGATCGATATCCAGCCGTCGATCGCGATCGCGCTGACCGACTGGCTGCGCGTCGGCGGCGGTGCCAACGTCGAGCACGTCTACGCCAGCCTCGCCAACGCTCTGCCCAACCTGTCGGCGGCGCTGCCGGACGGCCGCCAGCGGCTTGAGGGGGACGGCTGGGATCTCGGCTGGACCGCCGGCATGCAGATGCACAACGACTGGGCGACCGTCGGTGTCAGCTACAAGTCGCGCATCGAGCACACGCTGAAGGGCGACCTGCTGGTCGACGGCCTGCAGGGTCCGCTCGCAGCGCAGAACCGCACGCTCAGCGATATCGAGGCGAGCTTCTACACGCCTGCGCAGGTCATCGTCGGCGCCCGCATCCGCGCCACCCCGGCGCTGACGCTCAACGGCCAGGCCGTTCGCTACAATTGGAGCAAATTCGACGCCATTCGCCTCGGCGCGCCGCTCAACCAGTCCCTCCCCGAAAACTACCGCGACAGCTACAGCCTCGCCGGTGGCCTAGATTACGCGGTATCGCCGCAGCTTACGCTGCGCGCGGGCGTCCAGCACGCCACCACGCCGACGCAGAACGGCCTGCGCGATGCGCGCGTGCCGGATGCGAACCGCTGGAACTACGGTGCCGGCGGCACTTTCCAGCTGACGCCGAAGATCGGCATCGATCTCGCGGCGAATTACGTCGACTTTAAGGACACGACGATCGACCGGGTGACGGCCGCCTACGCCGGCAGCCAGGTGCAGACGCCGGTCGTCACCAACGGCTTCCTGCGCGATGCCAGCGCCGTGGTGATCTCCGCCGGCGCCCATATCGGCTTCTGATCATAGGAAATCCGGGTTCCGCACTACGATGGGTGGAACCCGGACCTATCGTCTTGCGTACATCCAACGAGCGTTTGCTCTGGATGGACAGGCCGCGTTAGTGCACCTCTGGAGCCAGTGAACGCCGTGGTCCCCGATCGCGGCGTTTTTCCACGATATCAGGGGGCCTTTCATGAGCCAGAGTGAATTCCAACCGTCTCGCCGTAGCGTGATCGCCGGCGGGACAGTCGGCGCCGCTGCGGCGGCGTTGCCGGCCGAGGCCGCGCCGTTGCCGTTGCAGGAGCGTGCTGCACCGCCGACCATGCCGGTGACGTTAAAGGTCAACGGCCGGACCAATCGTGTCGATCTCGACACCCGCACCACCCTGCTCGACGCCCTGCGTGAACATTGGAAGCTGACCGGAACCAAGAAGGGTTGTGATCATGGCCAGTGCGGGGCCTGCACGGTGCTGGTCGACGGCCGGCGCATCAATTCCTGTCTGACGCTGGCGGTGATGCATGACGGCGACGAGATCACGACGATCGAAGGCCTCGGCAAGCCCGACGACCTGCATCCAATGCAGGCCGCTTTCATCAAGCATGACGGCTATCAATGCGGTTATTGCACGCCCGGCCAGATTTGTTCGGCGGTGGCGGTGCTTGACGAGATCAAGCGTGGCGTTCCCAGCCACGTCCAGTCCGACATCACCGGCGCCGCACCGTTGACCGCAACGGAAATGCGCGAACGGATGAGCGGCAACATCTGCCGCTGCGGCGCTTATTCGAACATCATCGAGGCGATGAGCGACGTCGCGGGGGTAAAAGCATGAAGGCCTTCACCTACGAACGTGCCCAGTCGCCGGCAGCCGCTGCGGCGGCCGTCGCGGCCAAGCCGGGTGCGAAGTTCATCGCCGGCGGAACCAATCTTCTGGACCTCATGAAGTTGCAGATCGAGGAGCCGGTGCATCTGGTCGACGTTAATCGGCTGAAGCTCGACAAGATCGAGCCGACTCCGGATGGTGGCCTGCGGATCGGTGCGCTGGTGCGGAATACCGATCTGGCTGCCGACGAACGCGTCCGTCGCGATTACGGCGTTCTCACCCGGGCGATTGTCGCCGGGGCCTCGGGCCAGCTCAGGAACAAGGCGACGACCGCAGGCAATCTGCTCCAGCGGACGCGCTGTCCCTACTTTTACGACACCAACCAGCCCTGCAACAAGCGCAAGCCCGGTTCGGGTTGCGCGGCGATCGGCGGGTATAGTCGGCAGCTCGGCATCATCGGTACCAGCCAGGATTGCATCGCGACCTATCCGGGCGACATGGCGGTGGCCATGAGGGTGCTCGACGCGACGGTGGAGACGGTGCAGCCGGACGGCCAAACCCGTCGTATCCCGATCGCCGATTTCCACCGGCTGTGGGGCGACACCCCCCATATCGACACCAATCTGCGCGCCGGCGAGCTCATCACCGCGGTGACCCTGCCGAAACCGGTCGGCGGCACGCATATCTATCACAAGGTCCGCGACCGGGCATCCTATGCCTATGCACTGGTATCGGTCGCGGCGATCCTGCAGCGTGACGGCAGCGGCCATGTTGCGATCGGCGGGATCGCACCCAAGCCGTGGCGGGTCGAAGCGGCGGAGGCGGCGCTGCCGCAAGGGGCCAAGGCGACCGCCATGCGGCTGCTCGCCGGTGCCCGCCCGACACAGGACAATGCCTTCAAGGTTCCGCTGGTCGAACGTACGCTCGCCGCGGTGATCGCAGAAGCCAAGACCGGGAATATCTCATGAAGTTCGACACACCCGCAGGCCGGAACCCGATCGACCAGCTGAAGGTCGTCGGCAAGCCGACCGACCGCATCGACGGCAAGTTCAAGACCACCGGCACCGCGCCCTATGCCTATGAACGCCATGACGTCGCGCCGAACGCGGCCTATGGCTACGTCGTCGGCGCCGGCATCGCCAAGGGGCGGATCGCCAGCATGGACCTCGCCGCCGCCAAGTCGGCACCGGGCGTCATCACGATCGTCACCGCCGACACCGCCGGGCCGTTAGGCAAGGGCGACATGAACACCGCCAAGCTGCTCGGTGGCCCCGCGGTGGACCATTACCACCAGGCGATTGCGCTGGTCGTCGCCGAAACGTTCGAACAGGCCCGTGCCGCCGCGGCCATGATCCGCGTCGACTATGCCCGCGACAAGGGTCGCTTCGACCTCGACACGGCTTTGAAGACTGCGCCGTTGAAGGGTGACAGCAGCGGCGAAGGCAGTGCCGCGTCGCCGGTGGATCGCGTCGGCGATTTCGAAAAGGCGTTCGCCGCTGCTCCGGTAAAGCTGGACGCGCGCTATGCAACGCCGGACCAGAGCCACGCGATGATGGAGCCGCACGCCAGCATCGCCAGCTGGCAGGGTGACAAGCTGACCTTGTGGACGTCGAACCAGATGATCGCCTGGGGCAAGGGCGATGTCGCCAAAACGCTCGGCATTCCCAAGGACAACGTCCGCCTCATCTCGCCGTACATCGGTGGCGGGTTCGGCGGCAAATTGTTCGTCCGCGCCGATGCGGTGCTTGCGGCACTGGGGGCAAGGCAGGCCGGTCGTCCGGTCAAGGTGACGTTGCAGCGCCCCTTGATGATCAACAACGCGACCCATCGTCCGGCGACGCGCCAGCGCATCCGGCTGGGGGCGGGCAAGGATGGCAAGCTGACCGCGATCGCCCATGAGAGCGGTTCGGGCGATCTGCCCGGCGGCGGCCCCGAAACGGCGGTGTCGCAGACCAAGCTTCTGTATGCCGGTGCCAATCGGCTGACGTCCATGCGTCTTGCGGTGCTCGACCTGCCCGAGGGCAATGCGATGCGCGCGCCCGGCGAGGCACCGGGCCTGATGGCGCTGGAAATCGCGATGGACGAGATGGCGGAGAAGCTGGGGATGGACCCGGTGGAATTCCGCATCATCAACGACACGCAGGTCGACCCGGAAAAGCCCGAACGTAAATTCTCGCAGCGTCAGTTGGTCGAGTGCCTGCGGATCGGCGCCGACACATTCGGCTGGGCGCGACGCAAGGCGACGCCGCGCTCGATGCGCGATGGCCGCTGGCTGGTCGGCATGGGGGTTGCCGCCGGGTTCCGCAACAACATCACGATGAAGTCCGCCGCGCGCGTCGGCATCGACAAGAAGGGCGTGGTGACGGTCGCCACCGACATGACCGATATCGGTACCGGCTCCTATACTATCATCGCCCAGACCGCCGCCGAGATGATGGGCGTGCCACTGGACAAGGTCGTCGTACTGCTCGGCGACAGTTCGTTTCCGGTGGCCGCCGGATCGGGTGGCCAGTGGGGCGCCAACAGTTCCACGGCGGGCGTGTATGCGGCTTGCATGAAATTGCGCGAGACAGTGGCGCAGAAGCTTGGCTTCAACTCCGCCGACGTCGAATTTGCCGATGGCAAGGTACGGGCAGGCAATCGCAGCGTGTCCTTGGCCGAAGCCGCCGGCGATCAGGGTATTTCGGCAGAGGATGCGATCGAATTCGGCGATCTGGCCAAGAAGGCGCAGCAATCGACCTTCGCCGGGCATTTCGTCGAGGCGGCAGTCGACGCCTACACCGGTGAAATCCGCATCCGGCGCATGCTGGCGGTTTGTGCCGCGGGCCGCATCCTCAACCCCAAATCGGCGCGCAGTCAGGTCATCGGTGCCATGACGATGGGAGTCGGCGCGGCGTTGATGGAGGAACTCGCGGTCGACACGCGCTTCGGCTTCTTCGTCAACCACGATCTCGCCAGTTACGAAGTGCCGGTCCACGCCGACATTCCGCACCAGGAGGTGATCTTCCTTGATGAGGTCGACCCGATGTCGTCGCCGATGAAGGCGAAGGGTGTCGGCGAACTCGGCCTGTGCGGCGTCGGCGCCGCGATCGCCAATGCGATCTACAACGCGACGGGCGTTCGCGTGCGCGAATATCCGGTCACGCTGGACAAGATCATCGGCGATCCGGCGATGGTGGCGTGATCGCGTCGCGGGGACGGGCAATCGGCCCGTCTCCGCGAGCGAACGTCACCGCCGCGATATGGAGGGGGTAATCGCGGTCATCCTCCGCCATCCACGTGCCGCCCTTGGCATCGATCAGGTAGAAACGGCAGAAGATGCTGCGATCGCCCGCAAACCGCAGGCAGACGCGATCCGGCGTGATGCGATAGCGTCCCACCGTGTCGGGTCGGTCGTAGCTCAATGTATAGGTGTCGCCGACGGCTGCGAACCGTTCGACCGGCGGCGCCCCTGATCCGACGGCTGCGCGCGTTTGCACGCTGCCGCGAACAAGCTTTTCCAGCGCATCTCCGCGCACGAGCGTCATGGCGGCCGAACCGCGGATCGGCACGGGCAAGCGCGGCGGCGCAGGTTCCGGCGCCGAAGGCGAACACCCCGCCAGCAACAGCATCGCCGTCAGTGATCGCCTCATCTGCATGTCCCGCTCCGCGATGCGATCACCGACGATGCGGTCATGCACACGCTCTATTGCTCGCACCAGCGCCATTGCGACCAGCGCGACCGTCGAACAAGCCCGAATAGACGATGCATATGGCAGCGGCAGGAACTTCGGCCGCATTGGGCCGCTTGAGGACGTGCATGACCCAACCGACTATCCTGTGGCTGCGGCAGGACCTTCGCCTCCACGACCAGCCCGCCCTCGTCGCCGCCGCCCATGAGGGCGCGGTCATCCCCGTCTACATCCTCGACGATGCCGCGGCCGGATCGTGGGCGATCGGTGGCGCCCAGCGCTGGTGGCTTCACCACAGCCTGACCGCCCTCGATGAGGCGTTGCAGGCCAAGCACAGCCGCCTGATCCTGCGTCGCGGCGATACGGCCGCAACGCTTGCCTCGCTGATGCAGGAGACGGGAGCCACGCGCATCCACGCCATTCGCCACTACGAGCCTTGGTGGCGCGAGGCGGAGACCGCCCTCGGCGACGCGCTGGAACTGCACGATGGCAATCATCTCGCGCGGCTGGAGGACGTGACCACCGGCGCCGGCACGCCCTTCAAGGTCTTCTCATCGTTCTGGCGGGCGATCCAGGCGCATCTGCCCCCGCCCGAACCGCTGCCGGTGCCGCACACCATCGCCGCCCCTGCGCATTGGCCGGCCAGCGATACACTGACCGACTGGGATCTGTTGCCGACCGCGCCGGACTGGTCGCAGGGATTTGCCACCGACTGGACGCCGGGCGAAGCCGATGCCCTGGCGAAGGCGCACGATTGGCACCGCGACGTCGCCGCCTACGATCGGCGGCGCAACCTGCCGTCCGAAGAAGGGACGTCCCGCCTGTCCCCGCACCTGCATCATGGCGAGGTGTCGCCGCGCACCGTCTACCACGCTTTGCGCAAACCGGCGGAGGCCGCCGCGTTCCTTCGCGAGCTCGCCTGGCGTGATTTCACGTCGGGTGTTCTCCTGGCCCTGCCCCGTTATGGCGACACGAACGGCCGGCCGAAATACGATGCCCTGCCGTGGCGCAAGGGTGCCGGGGCAAAGGCGGACCTGAAGGCGTGGCAGCAGGGACGGACCGGCTATCCGATCGTCGATGCCGGCATGCGGCAATTGTGGACCAGCGGCTGGATGCACAATCGGGTACGGATGATCACCGCCAGCTTCCTCGTGAAGCACCTGCTGATCGACTGGCGCGAAGGCGAGCGCTGGTTCTGGGATTGCCTGGTCGATGCCGACTACGGCAACAACGCGGTCAATTGGCAATGGATCGCCGGCACCGGAGTGGACGCCAACATGTTCGGCCGCATCATGGCGCCGCTGAGCCAGTCGGAGAAATTCGACGCTGCGGATTATATCCGCGAATGGGTACCGGAGCTGAAGGATCTGCCGGCCGCCGCGATCCACGACCCCGACGACCATGGCGTCCGTCCGGCCGCCTATCCGGCCAAGATCATCGGCCATCGCGAAGCACGCGAACGCGCATTGGCGGCGGCTGCAACGTTAAGGTGAGCGGACAGTCCGCCGCGGGCAACTCGTACCGGGCAGCGCACCGATCGGCCAAGTCCGCGGTTCAGCCGTCGCAGCTTCGGGTCGTGCATGGCAAGTCGACGCACGGGGAAACCCGGCCGATCTTGGCCAATGAACCTGTCCCGCTGCCGGGCGGCCAACCCGACACAAGCGGCCTTCCCCGTCGGGATTGCTGACCCTCCCCCGTCAAACGTGAGGTTACAGGCATGGAAAGCATCATCGATCCCTCTCCGCAATCGCGCGATCGATAGCATCGGTTGCGGATTCCCGGCATCTGGCAGCGTAACTGGCTGACCGCCGAGCAAGCCGCCCGGCCGCCCCCTCCACTTTTTCGCAACCGACCCTATATGACGGTCAGCGACGCGGCCCCGCAGCAACGATCGGCCCCCGCTTACCCGGAGAGGCATCGTAAGCGACAGAAAGCCGTACCCTCTCGTCATGCATCTCCATATCCCCGCCGTACTCGATCCGCGTCACCTGTTACGGCCGCGGCGGCGTGGGATAGCATCGGTCAACGCCGAGGTTCGCGACGGCATCGTCCCCGCCGGCGACGGGATCGCGACCACCGCCGACCATGACGGCGGCACTGCGCCGACACGCAATTACCGGACGATCGCGCTCATCATCGCCACGGCGATGTTCATGGAGCATCTGGATGCGACGGTCCTCGCCACCGCGTTGCCGACGATGGCGCGCGACTTCGGCGTCGCGGCGCCGGCGATGAGCATCGCGCTCACCTCGTACCTGCTCGCGCTCGCCATGTTCATCCCCGCCTCCGGTACGATGGCGGACCGGTTCGGCGCGCGGCCGGTGTTCCGCGCCGCCATCGGCCTCTTCGTCCTCGGCAGCCTCGCCTGCGGACTGGCGCCCAGCCTCGAATGGATGGCGGTTGCGCGCTTCATGCAGGGCATCGGTGGTGCGATGATGATGCCCGTGGGGCGACTGGTGCTGCTGCGTTCGGTCGCCAAGCGCGACATGGTGTCGGCGATGTCGTGGCTCATCATGCCGGCGCTGATCGGGCCCATCCTCGGACCGCCGTTGGGCGGTATCATCGTCACCTATCTCGACTGGCGCTGGATCTTCTGGCTCAACCTGCCGATCGGCATCCTCGGGATCGTGCTGGTGGGGCGGTTCATCGCCGACATCCGCGAGGAGACGCCGCATCCCTTCGATCCCGCCGGCTTCGTCCTGTCGGGCGCGGCGCTTGGCTGCCTGCTGTTCGGATTCGAAATGGCGAGCCGTCCGGGCGAAGGCACGCTGGCGGCGATCCTCGTCGGCGTCGGTGCGCTGTTCGGTGCCGCCTATTGGCGTCATGCCCGCCATGCTGCCCACCCCATCCTCGACCTGTCGCTGATGCGGATCACGACGTTCCGCCTGTCGGTGCTGGGTGGCTCCCTGACCCGGATCACTCAGGGTGCACAGCCGTTCCTGCTCCCCCTGATGATGCAGCTCGCCTTTGGCCTCACCGCCGCGCAAAGCGGTGCGATGACGGTCGCTACCGCGATCGGATCGTTCGGCATGAAGGGGCTGGCTCGCCGCATCCTGAAGCGGTTCGGCTTCCGTAACAGCCTTATCGTCATGGGGTTGGGTGCCACCGCCGGATACGCCCTCTGCGGTCTGTTTCGCCCTGATTGGCCATTGCCCGCCGTATTTGCGGTGCTGGTCGCCTCCGGCTTCCTGATGTCGTTTCAGTTCACCGCCTATAACACGATCGCCTATGACGAGATCGGGAAGGAGCGGATGAGCGCGGCGACCAGCTTCTATTCGACCTTCCAGCAGCTGATGCTCTCGCTCGGCATCTGCATCGGCGCGACCGCGCTGCATGTATCGATGGTATGGCAGGGACGACAGGCGGTCGCATTCCCCGATTTCACCTTCGCCTTCTGGACGGTCACGGCAATCTCGTTGCTCGCGATCTTCGTCAACATGGCGTTCGATCCGCGCGCCGGGGCGGAGCTGAGCGGCCGCGATAGCGCATGAGCACGGCGATTAGACCGCCCACCCCGCCTCATCGATCACCGTGCGCAGAAACGCGACGAACGCCTCGATAGCAGGAGGGATCGCCTGGCTGCGCAAATGCACCGCATAGACGCCGACGTCCTGCGAACCCTCCCATTCCGGCAGAACGCGAACCAGGCGCCCGCTCCGCAGGGCATCGCCGACATCCCACAGCGAACGCAGCGCGATACCCACGCCGCCGATCGCCAGCTCGCGTACCATCTCGCTCGAATTGGTGCGCACATGGCTGTCCTGCGTGATCTCGATGCGCTGCCCGCCGGCAACCAGACGCCACGGCATCTGCCCCGCCGCGGCCAGCAGCCGGTGCCGGGCAAGGTCGTCGATCGTCGCGGGCGTTCCCCGCGCGGCGAGATAAGCGGGCGCGGCACACAGGATGCGACGGCTGGTCGCCAGCCGATGTGCCACGACATTTGCCGGCACGTCCGAGGCGATGCGGATCGCGCAATCGATCCGTTCGCCGAGCAGGTCGACGAACCCGTCGCCCAGGTCGAAGGTCAGGTCCACGGCAGGGTGCGCGACCAGAAAGCTGCCGAGGTGCGGCGCGATGTGCAACCGTCCGAACGACGTCGGGGCGGATACGCGCAGCGGCCCCGCGGGGCGACCGCGCGCCCCCGTCAGGCGCGCCTCCGCAGCATGTAGCGCAATCAGGATCGCGCCGAGATCGACGCAAAAGCGCTCGCCGGCTTCGGTCAGCGCCAGTCGCCGCGTCGTTCGATGCACCAGCGTCACACCCAGCCTCGCCTCCAGCCGCTGCAATCGCTTGGACACCATCGCCGGCGATATCCGCAATGCCCGTGCCGCCGCCGACAGGCTACCCGCATCGGCCACCGCGGCGAACAAGGCATAATCGGGATCGAAGCCCATTCGTTCTTCCTGCGATCAAGTGCTTCAACATCTTGCATGCTAGTGAATGGATGCTGCCGCGTCTATCAACGGGATAATTGGAGGGGACGCATGATGACGCACTTGGCCGGTCTGGATATCGCTCCCGAACTCGCGACGTTCCTGAACGGGCGCGTCCTCCCCGGTACGGGATTGGACCCCGAGGTCTTCTGGTCGGGCGTCGCGGCGATCTTCGCCCGGTTCACGCCGGAAAACGAGGCGCTGCTGGCCGAACGCGAGCGACTGCAGGCTGCGATCGACGACTGGCATCGCAGCCATGGCGCGGACCCGGCCGGTTATGAAACGTTCCTGCGCGACATCGGCTATCTCGTCGCCGAGCCGGAGGCGTTCGCGATCGACCCGCAGAACGTCGATCCGGAGATCGCGCAGATGGCCGGCCCGCAGCTCGTCGTGCCGATGCTCAACGCCCGTTTCCTGCTCAACGCCGCCAATGCGCGCTGGGGCAGCCTGTACGATGCGCTATACGGCACCGACGCCCTGCCCGGCATAGCCAAGCCTGGCAGTTACGATCCGGATCGCGGCGCGCAGGTCATCGCCTGGGCAAAGGCGTTTCTGGACGATGCCGTACCACTCGCCGCCGGCCATTGGGCCGACTGGACCGGCGGTACGCCCGAACTTGCCGATCCCACGCAATTCGTCGGCAGTGCCGGCGACACATTGCTGTTCCGTCACAACGGTTTGCACGTCGAAGTGGTGATCGATCGCGACCATCCGATCGGCCGCGGCGATCCCGCCGGCATCGCCGATGTCGTGCTCGAATCCGCCCTCACCACGATCTGCGATCTTGAGGATTCGATCGCGGCCGTCGATGCGGAGGACAAGGTCGCGGCCTATGCCAACTGGCTCGGGTTGATGCAGGGCGACTTCGCCGCAAGCTTCGCCAAAGCCGGCCGAACGATCACCCGCGCGCTCAATTCCGACCGCCTATACATCAGGCCGGACGGTACCACGCTGACGCTGCCGGGACGCAGCCTGCTGTTCGTGCGCAACGTCGGTCACCTGATGACCAATCCGGCGGTCCGCCTGCCGGCCGGTGGCGAGGCACCGGAAGGCATTCTCGATGCGATCGTCACCGCGTTGATCGCGCTCCACGACCGGGGGCGCAACAGCCGCACCGGATCGATCTATATCGTCAAGCCAAAGATGCACGGCCCCGCCGAAGCGGCCTTTACCGATCGCCTGTTCGACGCGGTCGAGGACCTGCTCGCCTTGCCGCGCCACACCATCAAAGTCGGCCTGATGGACGAGGAGCGGCGCACCAGCGCCAATCTGGCGGCCTGCATCCATGCCGTGCGTCATCGCCTGGTGTTCATCAACACCGGCTTCCTCGATCGCACCGGCGACGAGATGCATACCGCAATGCATGCCGGCCCGATGATCCCCAAGGGCGAGATGAAGAGCAGCAGCTGGATCGCCGCATACGAAAACCGCAACGTGCAGATTGGTCTCGCCTGCGGCCTGTCGGGCAAGGCGCAGATCGGCAAGGGCATGTGGGCCGCACCCGACCGGATGGCCGACATGCTGGACCAGAAGATCGGCCATCCGCAAACCGGGGCCAACACCGCCTGGGTCCCCTCACCCACCGCCGCGACGCTGCACGCCACCCACTACCACCGGGTGGACGTCATCGCCCGCCAGCGCGAACGCGGGGCAGAGGCGGTGGCGCCCCTGGCGGCCTTGCTGACCGTTCCCGTCGCCGCGGCGGGACGGAACTGGGCGGCGGACGAGGTCCGGGCGGAGCTCGACAACAATGCGCAGGGCATCCTCGGCTATGTCGTGCGCTGGATCGACCAGGGGGTCGGCTGTTCCAAGGTCCCCGACATCCACGACATCGGCCTGATGGAAGATCGTGCGACACTGCGCATTTCGTCGCAGCACATGGCGAACTGGTTGCTCCATGGGGTGGCGGCGCCGGCGGACGTCGATGCGGCGTTCGCGCGTATGGCGGCAAAGGTCGATGCCCAGAATGCCGACGACCCGCTGTATCGGCCGATGAGCGGCCATGAACGCGACAGCATCGCCTATGCCGCGGCCCGCGCGCTGGTGTTCGACGGGATCGCCCAGCCGAGCGGATATACCGAACCCCTGCTCCACCGCTTCCGTGCGGCGCGAAAGGCTGCCGGCTGATCGCCGGTCGGCGGGGTCAATAAGGCGGTGCGCGGCGCTGCCGCTGCGCACGCGCCGCATCCGTCCACCATGACAGGTCGTCGGCAAAGCGGGGGAACGCCTTGACGAGGCTCGCACCGCCGTCACCCATCGCTTCGCCGTCCTCGGACAGCGCCTTGCCGATGCCGCCGACCGCCAGCGTGCTCGACACCACGACCATGCCCATCTCCGACAGGATGCCGTGCCAGGCGAGCCCGGCACGCGCCCCGGCGAAACGCCCCGCCGAATAACTGGCGATGGCGGCGGGCCGCCAGAACCATTCCTCCAGAAAGTGATCGGTCAGGTTCTTGAGGCCGGGCTGGACGCTCCAGTTATACTCGCCTGTGACGAACACGAAAGCATCGGCCGACTTGATCTTGGCGGCGAGCGCTTCCAGCGCCGGCGGAGCCTCGCCTGGCGCATATTCCTTATACATCCGGTCGAGCATCGGCAGATCCAGCACCTTGGCGTCGATCAATTCGGGGCTGGCACCCCGCTCGCGGAATGACCTCACCAGATATTCGGCCAATCGAATCCCCTGCCGATCGGATCGGTAGGAGCCATAGAAGATCAGGATGTTGTCGCTCATCGCCTGTCC
The sequence above is a segment of the Sphingomonas insulae genome. Coding sequences within it:
- a CDS encoding cryptochrome/photolyase family protein, producing the protein MTQPTILWLRQDLRLHDQPALVAAAHEGAVIPVYILDDAAAGSWAIGGAQRWWLHHSLTALDEALQAKHSRLILRRGDTAATLASLMQETGATRIHAIRHYEPWWREAETALGDALELHDGNHLARLEDVTTGAGTPFKVFSSFWRAIQAHLPPPEPLPVPHTIAAPAHWPASDTLTDWDLLPTAPDWSQGFATDWTPGEADALAKAHDWHRDVAAYDRRRNLPSEEGTSRLSPHLHHGEVSPRTVYHALRKPAEAAAFLRELAWRDFTSGVLLALPRYGDTNGRPKYDALPWRKGAGAKADLKAWQQGRTGYPIVDAGMRQLWTSGWMHNRVRMITASFLVKHLLIDWREGERWFWDCLVDADYGNNAVNWQWIAGTGVDANMFGRIMAPLSQSEKFDAADYIREWVPELKDLPAAAIHDPDDHGVRPAAYPAKIIGHREARERALAAAATLR
- a CDS encoding MFS transporter, producing MHLHIPAVLDPRHLLRPRRRGIASVNAEVRDGIVPAGDGIATTADHDGGTAPTRNYRTIALIIATAMFMEHLDATVLATALPTMARDFGVAAPAMSIALTSYLLALAMFIPASGTMADRFGARPVFRAAIGLFVLGSLACGLAPSLEWMAVARFMQGIGGAMMMPVGRLVLLRSVAKRDMVSAMSWLIMPALIGPILGPPLGGIIVTYLDWRWIFWLNLPIGILGIVLVGRFIADIREETPHPFDPAGFVLSGAALGCLLFGFEMASRPGEGTLAAILVGVGALFGAAYWRHARHAAHPILDLSLMRITTFRLSVLGGSLTRITQGAQPFLLPLMMQLAFGLTAAQSGAMTVATAIGSFGMKGLARRILKRFGFRNSLIVMGLGATAGYALCGLFRPDWPLPAVFAVLVASGFLMSFQFTAYNTIAYDEIGKERMSAATSFYSTFQQLMLSLGICIGATALHVSMVWQGRQAVAFPDFTFAFWTVTAISLLAIFVNMAFDPRAGAELSGRDSA
- a CDS encoding LysR family transcriptional regulator gives rise to the protein MGFDPDYALFAAVADAGSLSAAARALRISPAMVSKRLQRLEARLGVTLVHRTTRRLALTEAGERFCVDLGAILIALHAAEARLTGARGRPAGPLRVSAPTSFGRLHIAPHLGSFLVAHPAVDLTFDLGDGFVDLLGERIDCAIRIASDVPANVVAHRLATSRRILCAAPAYLAARGTPATIDDLARHRLLAAAGQMPWRLVAGGQRIEITQDSHVRTNSSEMVRELAIGGVGIALRSLWDVGDALRSGRLVRVLPEWEGSQDVGVYAVHLRSQAIPPAIEAFVAFLRTVIDEAGWAV
- a CDS encoding malate synthase G yields the protein MTHLAGLDIAPELATFLNGRVLPGTGLDPEVFWSGVAAIFARFTPENEALLAERERLQAAIDDWHRSHGADPAGYETFLRDIGYLVAEPEAFAIDPQNVDPEIAQMAGPQLVVPMLNARFLLNAANARWGSLYDALYGTDALPGIAKPGSYDPDRGAQVIAWAKAFLDDAVPLAAGHWADWTGGTPELADPTQFVGSAGDTLLFRHNGLHVEVVIDRDHPIGRGDPAGIADVVLESALTTICDLEDSIAAVDAEDKVAAYANWLGLMQGDFAASFAKAGRTITRALNSDRLYIRPDGTTLTLPGRSLLFVRNVGHLMTNPAVRLPAGGEAPEGILDAIVTALIALHDRGRNSRTGSIYIVKPKMHGPAEAAFTDRLFDAVEDLLALPRHTIKVGLMDEERRTSANLAACIHAVRHRLVFINTGFLDRTGDEMHTAMHAGPMIPKGEMKSSSWIAAYENRNVQIGLACGLSGKAQIGKGMWAAPDRMADMLDQKIGHPQTGANTAWVPSPTAATLHATHYHRVDVIARQRERGAEAVAPLAALLTVPVAAAGRNWAADEVRAELDNNAQGILGYVVRWIDQGVGCSKVPDIHDIGLMEDRATLRISSQHMANWLLHGVAAPADVDAAFARMAAKVDAQNADDPLYRPMSGHERDSIAYAAARALVFDGIAQPSGYTEPLLHRFRAARKAAG